From a single Miscanthus floridulus cultivar M001 chromosome 8, ASM1932011v1, whole genome shotgun sequence genomic region:
- the LOC136469987 gene encoding protein FAR1-RELATED SEQUENCE 5-like, producing MGIVDQMHRCDVPLNATVNVLSDIYGGRQNFTFTERDLKNRKAVVAKAERENDIPKLLEFFKEIKAHNEYFYYDLQVDSENIVKNVFWSHASQRAEYRDFGDVVTRVQNFGEISRNSDEQADTFEWLFQAFQDCMLGSRDPRCILTDQDSAMAAAIKRVFKKTQHRLCRWHMLKKYRNELKKLDKLHEGLKIKLLTVINHPLTHIEFEAAWNELVDEYGIREDETIKGLWDSRKLWVAAYFKPLYCGRMTSTQRSESADNFRFTLQHFDIHLSRVYTRAVYKKYRDTYIYSTAFHIDPDADKADSFLVTHTNQSWKYSWFQHSFKVEANVEEGRYTCECKTWEHTGLFCAHLIKAFTYQQIENIPSKYIMKRYTRDARMMVTWDRHDIANMGIDCEDERYATRKLVDLAMMAVRELRKTSIGVERGSKDLQALAVWGESVAVGIGPSQMGNLRNEENVSDGIRGPEVPAVDEVVANDTEEDPLLQLEKTR from the exons ATGGGGATTGTTGATCAGATGCATAGGTGTGATGTTCCCCTGAACGCAACAGTAAATGTGTTGTCAGACATATATGGCGGTCGCCAAAACTTCACATTCACTGAGAGGGACCTGAAAAACAG GAAAGCTGTAGTGGCCAAGGCAGAGAGAGAAAATGATATTCCCAAGTTGCTTGAGTTCTTCAAGGAGATAAAGGCCCATAATGAATATTTCTACTATGATTTACAGGTGGACAGTGAGAACATTGTCAAGAATGTGTTCTGGAGTCATGCAAGCCAACGTGCAGAATATAGAGATTTTGGAGATGTCGTTaccagggttcaaaatttcggcgaaatttcgcgaaattcg GATGAGCAAGCTGATACATTTGAGTGGTTGTTTCAAGCATTCCAAGACTGCATGTTAGGGAGTCGAGATCCTAGATGTATACTTACAG ACCAGGATAGCGCGATGGCTGCCGCAATCAAGAGGGTGTTTAAAAAAACACAACATAGGTTGTGCCGTTGGCACATGCTGAAGAAGTACCGAAATGAGCTTAAGAAATTGGATAAGTTGCATGAGGGTCTGAAGATAAAGTTGCTAACAGTAATCAATCACCCACTTACGCATATCGAGTTCGAGGCAgcatggaatgagctggtagatgAGTATGGCATACGGGAAGATGAAACTATCAAGGGTCTTTGGGATAGTAGGAAGTTGTGGGTTGCAGCTTACTTCAAACCCTTGTATTGTGGAAGGATGACGTCTACACAAAGGAGTGAAAGC GCTGATAACTTTCGATTTACGTTGCAACACTTCGACATCCATTTGAGCAGGGTGTACACACGGGCTGTCTACAAAAAGTATAGAGATACTTATATATACAGTACTGCATTCCATATTGACCCAGATGCAGACAAGGCTGATAGTTTCCTAGTGACACACACAAATCAGTCGTGGAAATATTCATGGTTTCAACATTCTTTCAAAGTGGAGGCTAATGTGGAAGAAGGTAGATACACATGCGAGTGCAAGACATGGGAGCATACAG GCTTGTTCTGCGCCCATCTTATTAAAGCTTTCACCTACCAGCAAATTGAAAATATACCTTCGAAATACATAATGAAGAGATACACCAGAGATGCGAGGATGATGGTAACTTGGGACAGGCATGACATAGCTAATATGGGAATAGATTGTGAAGACGAGAGGTACGCAACAAGAAAGTTGGTAGATTTAGCAATGATGGCCGTAAGGGAGCTCCGCAAAACAAGTATTGGGGTTGAGAGAGGAAGCAAGGATCTGCAAGCATTGGCTGTGTGGGGTGAATCAGTTGCGGTAGGTATTGGACCATCGCAGATGGGGAATCTTAGAAATGAAGAAAATGTGTCAGATGGAATAAGAGGACCTGAAGTTCCTGCGGTTGATGAAGTAGTGGCAAATGATACTGAAGAGGATCCTCTCCTACAATTGGAAAAGACACGCTAA